A region of Ammospiza nelsoni isolate bAmmNel1 chromosome 8, bAmmNel1.pri, whole genome shotgun sequence DNA encodes the following proteins:
- the NPS gene encoding neuropeptide S, which translates to MTQSLCRLNSVFILWVSMTLVCSGFPVGPSMSANPLYLSCQLDGRWDPCLVLLSSCLSRVGRAEELPLGKPLHKRSFRNGVGAGIKKTSFRRAKS; encoded by the exons ATGACACAGAG TCTATGCAGGTTGAACTCGGTTTTCATCCTGTGGGTCTCCATGACTTTGGTGTGCTCGGGTTTCCCAGTTGGCCCTTCCATG AGCGCCAACCCGTTGTAtctgagctgccagctggacGGGAGATGGGATCcgtgcctggtgctgctgagcagctgcctgtccagggtgggcagggccgaggagctgcccctggggaAGCCTCTCCACAAAAGGTCCTTCCGCAACGGCGTCGGAGCGGGAATTAAAAAAACTTCCTTCCGAAGGGCAAAGTCCTGA